TGAAAGCCCAGGTGCAGGTCCCGGTGACCTACGCCGACGTCTGGGAGTTCTGGCTCCAGCACCCGGAAGTGGCGCCAGCGGTGGACTTCCTGACCATCCACCTGCTGCCCTACTGGGAGGACGATCCACGCGGCATCGAGGACGCCCTGGCGCATGTCGCCGAGGTACGTCAGGTGTTCGGCAACCGCTTCGCCCCCAAGGACGTCATGATCGGCGAAACCGGCTGGCCCAGCGAAGGCCGCCAGCGCGAGACCGCAGAGCCAAGCCGGGTCAACGAGGCACGCTTCATTCGGGGCTTCGTCGCGATGGCCGAGGCCAACGGCTGGCACTACAACCTGATCGAGGCCTTCGACCAGCCCTGGAAACGCGCCAGCGAAGGCGCAGTGGGTGGCTACTGGGGGCTGTACGACGCTGATCGGCGGGACAAAGGCGTGCTCGAAGGGCCCGTCAGCAACCTGCCACTGTGGCCACAGTGGTGGCTGGCCAGCGCGTTGCTGGTGCTGGCGACCCTGGGCCTGGCCGGGCGCCCGGCGCACGCCCGCGCGGCGTTGCTGTTACCGCTGCTGGCGGCAGTCGGCGCGGGCAGTCTGGGGCTGTGGGGCGAGCTGATGCGCACCAACGCGCGCTTTGTCGCTGAGTGGCTGTGGGCGGCAGCGCTGGCGGGCCTGAACCTGCTGGTACTGGCCCATGCCGCGCTGGCCCTGGCCCGGCGCGAAGGCTGGCGTGAGCGGTTGTTCGCCTGGCTGCAGGCGCGAGCCGGATGGTGGCTGCTGGCAGCGGGATTCGCAGCGGCGGTGAGCATGCTGGCAATGGTCTTCGATCCGCGCTATCGCAGCTTCCCCAGTGCCGCGCTGCTGCTGCCGGCGCTGGTGTACCTGCTGCGACCGGTGGCCGCGCGCAGGGCCGAAGTCGCGCTGCTGGCATTCATCATCGGCGCAGGAATTGCGCCGCAGCTGTATCAGGAAGGGCTGCACAATCATCAGGCCTGGCGCTGGGCGGCGGTCAGTGTGCTGATGGTGGCTGCCCTTTGGCGCAGTTTGCGCAGGGCTTGAAACGGCGGTGTTCTTTTTGCGGGCAAGCCTGCGAAAAGAACACCGGTAAACCTGCTAGCTGGAGGCCCTGACCAACCGCAACCCCGCCAGAACCACCGCAAAAACCCCCAGGCTCGCCGTGTACAGCACCAGCGCCGGCACCCCTGCCACCAGCGCCAGCACCGCCCCCCACCAGCCAAGCCGTCCCGGCAGCACCTGGCACAGCAAGGCCAGCCCCAACGCCACCCAGCCGATCACCTGGAAGTGAATCCACAACCCCAGCAGCGACCGCGCCTGGCACTGCCAGTGTTCGCCAGGCACCGCGCACAGGCCTACCCACTGCCCGTCCTCCATCAGGCCGAAACGCACGCCATAACTGGCCGCCAGCCACACCGGCAGAAACAGCAGCAACGCAACGACAGGCCACCAACGACTCATGCACAGCTCCAGAAAATGTAACCGGCGCTCAGGATAATCCCCCAGGCCTGCCGCGCAAGGCAAAATGGCGCGGTTCGGCTAATGTCGAGGAAAGCGGTCATTGCCGCAGCGGCCAACTTCACGGCAACATCCGCCACAATAAAGGACAGCGCGCCAGGCAACTTTGCCAGGGGCACGATGGTCCTAGCTCCACATTGCCTTGCCGTTCTCCCGGGGGACTCTCCATGCTTCGACCGTTGCGCCTCGTCGCCCTGCTGTGCGGCCTGTTTCTGGCTGCGGCCGCCTCTGCGCGGGACATCGACCCCGCCACCTACGGCTATCCCTTGACCAATCCGTTCGAGGCGACCATTGCCACCACGCCGCCGGACCAGCGCCCGACGCTGCCCAGCGACGACGATATCGACCAGTCCGACTACAGCCTGAACCTGCGCCCAGAGCGCGAATTCACCCTGCCGGACAACTTCTGGCCGGTGAAAAAACTCCGCTACCGCCTGGCACGCCAGGACCACGAAGCGCCATTGGTGTTCATCATCGCCGGCACCGGCGCGCCCTACAGCAGCACCATTGCCGAATACCTGAAAAAACTGTTCTACCAGGCGGGCTACCACGTGGTGCAGCTGTCTTCGCCCACCAGCTGGGACTTCATGAGCGCCGCCTCACGCTTCGCCACGCCCGGCGTGAGCCGCGAGGATGCCGAAGACCTGTACCGGGTCATGCAAGCCGTACGCGCCCAGCATCCGCGCCTGCCGGTCAGCGAGTTCTACCTCACTGGCTACAGCCTCGGCGCCCTGGACGCGGCATTCGTCAGCCATCTGGACGAAACCCGGCGCAGCTTCAACTTCAAGCGCGTGCTGCTGCTCAACCCGCCCGTGAACCTGTACACCTCGATCAACAACCTCGACAAACTGGTGCAGACCCAGGTCAAGGGCATCGACCGCAGCACCACGTTCTACGAACTGATGCTGGAAAAACTCACGCGCTACTTCCAGGACAAGGGCTACATCGACCTCAATGACGCCCTGCTCTACGACTTCCAGAACTCACGCGAACATTTGTCCAACGAACAGATGGCCATGCTGATCGGCACCTCGTTCCGTTTCTCGGCAGCCGACATCGCCTTCACCTCCGACCTGATCAATCGCCGCGGCCTGATCATTCCGCCGAAGTTTCCGATCACCGAAGGCAGCAGCCTCACGCCGTTCTTCAAACGGGCCCTGCAATGCGACTTCGACTGCTACCTGACCGAGCAGGTGATCCCCATGTGGCGTGCGCGCACGGACGGCAACAGCCTGCTGCAACTGATCGACCAGGTCAGCCTGTACGCCCTCAAGGACTACCTCGCCGACAGCCCGAAGATCGCCGTGATGCACAACGCCGACGACGTGATCCTCGGCCCCGGCGACATCGGTTTCCTGCGCAAGGTGTTCGGCGACCGGCTGACCCTTTATCCACACGGCGGCCATTGCGGCAACCTCAACTACCGCGTCAATGCCGACGCCATGCTGGAGTTCTTCCGTGGCTGACAGACTCATACTTGCCCTCGCCCTGCTCGTCAGTACCAGCGCCCTGGCAGCAGAAACCGCACCGCGTACCAGCGTGGTCGAAGCCGATGTGATCGACACGCCTACCGTGGAATCGGACGGCTTCCTCGACCCGCTGCGCGAGCTGAAATTCAACCCCGGTCTCGACCAGCGCGAGTTCGAACGCTCCACCCTGGCCGCGTTGAACGTCTACGACCCGCTGGAATCGATGAACCGGCGCATCTACCACTTCAACTATCGCTTCGACCAATGGGTGTTCCTGCCGGCGGTCGATGGCTACCGCTACATAACCCCGCACTTCGTGCGCACCGGGGTGAGCAACTTCTTCAACAACCTGGGGGATGTGCCCAACCTGTTCAACAGTGTGTTGCAGCTCAAGGTCAAACGCTCGGCGGAGATCACTGCGCGCCTGATGTTCAACACCCTCATCGGCGTGGGTGGCCTGTGGGACCCGGCGACCAAGATGGGGTTGCCACGCCAGAGCGAGGACTTCGGCCAGACCCTGGGCTTCTACGGCGTTCCGGAAGGCCCCTACATCATGCTGCCGATCCTCGGTCCCTCGAACCTGCGCGACACCACGGGCCTGGTGGTGGACTACGTCGGCGAGCGCGAGGCGAATTTCCTCAACGTCGCCGAGGTCAGTACCGACCATCCGGAGATCTTCCTGCTGCGGGCGATCGACCGGCGCTACACCACCAATTTCCGCTATGGCCAGACCAACTCGCCGTTCGAGTACGAGAAAGTGCGCTACGTCTATACCCAGGCGCGCAAGTTGCAGATTTCCGAGTGAGTGCGGCGGGGCCGCCATGCGGCCTCAGCCCACCAACCCCAGAAACTGCTGCAACTCCCGGCGCTTGGCCAGGGCATCGCTGCGCCCCAGTTCGATCAGTTCGCTGCAGTAGCTCGCCTCGAACAACAGGTAGCTGAGTACACCGGCCCCGCTGGTCCTGGTCGCTCCGGGCCCGCGCAGGAACAGGCGCAACGCAGCCGGCAACTCGCGCCGATGACGTGCCGCGATCTCGTCCAGCGGCTGGCTGGGCGCCACCACCAGTACTTCGATCGGCGCCAGGCCCAGGCGCCGGGCGTCCAGATGTGCAGGCATCAGGTGACTCAGGTGATTCAGGCGTTGCAGCAACTCGATATCGTCTTCGAGGCTGTCGATGAAGGTACTGTTGAGCATGTGCCCACCGATCTGCGCCAGGCTCGGCTGTTGCCCGCTGAACACCCGTGCACTCTGCACTGGCGACGCAGGGCGCTGCGGGTTACCGCTGACGCCCACCACCAGTACGCGACTGGCCCCCAGGTGCAGCGCTGGGCTGATCGGCGCAGACTGGCGCACCGCGCCGTCACCGAAGTACTCGTCGCCCAGGCGCACCGGAGCGAAGAGCAACGGAATGGCCGAACTGGCCAGCAGGTGCTCGACGCTCAGCGCAGTGGGTACGCCGATACGCCGGTGCCGCAGCCAGGGTTCGATCGCTTCGCCGCCTTGATAGAACGTCACCGCCTGGCCGGACTCGTAACCAAAGGCGGTTACGGCCACCGCGCGCAGTTGCTCGCTGGCCAGGGCATGGTGGATGCCATCCAGGTCCAGATGCGCCTTGAGCAGCGCCCGCAGCGGGCTGCTGTCGAGCAGCGCCACCGGCATCTGCCGGCCCAGCCCCAGCAGGCTGTGGCTGACGAAACGGCTGGCCTGACGCATGACCCCGGGCCAGTCGCTGCGCAGCACAAGGTGGCTGCGAAAGTTCTGCCAGAAGCGGGTCAGGCGCTGCACCGACTCGCCAAAGCGAGTGGCGCCGCTGGCCAAGGTCACGGCATTGATGGCACCGGCGGAGGTGCCGACGATGACCGGGAAGGGATTGGGCGCGCCAGCGGGCAACAGTTCGGCGATACCGGCGAGCACGCCGACCTGGTAGGCAGCACGGGCTCCGCCGCCGGAGAGGATCAGGCCAGTAGTCGGGGGTGGGGCCATCGGTTCCTTCCTGGTTTGTCGGTTTTGTCAGGATCGGGCCCTTCGCGGGCAAGTCGGCGCGCGAAAGGGCCTGCAGCCACTACCCCGGATCAGCGCTTCTTCTTGTCATACAGCCGCGGCGCCCCTTCGGGCCGCGACTTGAAGCGCCGGTGCGCCCACAGGTACTGCTCGGGGCACTCGCGCAGCACACTTTCGACCCACTGGTTGATGCGCAGGCAGTCGGCCTCCTCGCTCTCCCCCGGGAAATCCTCGAGCGGCGCATGCACCACCAGACGATAGCCGCTGCCATCTTCCAGGCGTTTCTGAGTGAACGGAATCACCCGCGCCTTGCCCAGGCGAGCGAACTTGGTCGTTGCAGTCACCGTGGCGGCGGGGATGCCGAACAACGGCACGAACAGGCTCTGCTTGGTGCCGTAGTCCTGGTCCGGCGCGTACCAGATCGCCCGCCCGCCGCGCAGCAGCTTGAGCATGCCGCGTACGTCCTCGCGTTCCACTGCCAGGGAGTCGAGGTTGTGCCGCTCGCGACCGCGTCGCTGGATGAAGTCGAACACCGGATTGCCGTGCTCGCGGTACATGCCATCGATGGTGTGCTCCTGGCCGAGCAGGGCCGCGCCGATCTCCAGCGTGGTGAAATGCACCGCCATGAGGATGGCGCCCTGCCCGTCACGCTGGGCTGCCTGCAGGTGCTCCAGACCTTCGATGTGTGCCAGGCGGGCAAGCCTGGCTTTGGGCCACCACCAGCTCATGGCCATCTCGAAGAAGGCGATGCCGGTGGAGGCGAAGTTTGCCTTCAGCAGGCGCTGCCGTTCGTCGCCGGACAGTGCCGGGAAACACAGCTCCAGATTGCGCGCGGCAATGCGCCGACGCTCGCCGGCCAGGCGATACATCACGGCGCCCAGGACGCTGCCGAGCCACAGCAAGGCTCGGTAAGGCAACTGCACCACCAGCCACAGCAGTCCCAGGCCGAGCCACAGGCCCCAGAAACGTGGATGAAGGAAGTAGGGACGAAAACGCGGACGATCCATTGAAGCTTCCGGTAAGACAAAGGCCTGGCATTCTACAACCTTTGGCCGCAGGTTGCGGCCAATCGGTCTTATCGTTATAAGTCAGGGCACTTTTTTCGCAACAAGCCGTCTATGCAGACCATGAGCCTCAACCAGACACCCGACTCCGCCACCGTGTTCCAGCTCAAGGGCAGCATGCTCGCCATCACTGTGCTGGAACTGGCGCGCAACGACCTCGAAGCCCTCGACCGCCAATTGGCGGCGAAAGTAGCGCAGGCCCCCAATTTCTTCAGCAACACACCGCTGGTGCTGGCCCTGGACAAACTGCCGCCGGACGAAGGCGCCATCGACCTGCCCGGGCTGATGCGCATCTGCCGTCACCATGGCCTGCGCACCCTGGCGATCCGCGCCAGCCGGATCGAGGACATCGCCGCAGCGATTGCCATCGACCTGCCGGTCCTGCCGCCCTCCGGCGCCCGCGAACGGCCGCTGGAACCTGAGCCGGAAGTGAAGAAAGTCGAGCCCGCTCCGGCGCCCGCTGTGGCCGCCGAACCCGAGGTTCGCCCGACCCGCATCATCACCAGCCCTGTACGTGGCGGCCAGCAGATCTATGCTCAGGGCGGCGACTTGATCGTGACCGCCTCGGTGAGCCCGGGTGCGGAACTTCTCGCCGATGGCAATATCCATGTGTACGGCGCCATGCGTGGCCGCGCACTGGCTGGTATCAAGGGCAACACCCGAGCCAGGATCTTCTGTCAGCAGATGACGGCCGAAATGGTCTCCATCGCCGGTCAGTACAAGGTCTGCGAAGACCTGCGCCGCGACCCGCTGTGGGGTTCGGGCGTGCAGGTGAGCCTGGTCGGCGACGTGTTGAACATCACCCGTCTTTAACGGATACTGCCGCCATTTTAAGAGCAACTTTTCCACCGTTGCCTTTTTTGCATTTGCTGGGACTTCGGGTCCCGTTTATTTAGGGGTGAAACACCTTGGCCAAGATTCTCGTGGTTACTTCCGGCAAGGGGGGTGTGGGCAAGACCACCACCAGCGCCGCCATCGGTACCGGCCTCGCATTGCGCGGCCACAAGACTGTGATCGTCGACTTCGACGTCGGCCTGCGTAACCTCGACCTGATCATGGGCTGCGAACGCCGCGTGGTGTACGACTTCGTCAACGTGGTCAACGGCGAGGCCAATCTGCAGCAGGCCCTGATCAAGGACAAACGCCTTGAGAACCTGTTCGTACTGGCCGCCAGCCAGACCCGCGACAAGGACGCCCTGACGCAAGAAGGCGTTGAAAAGGTCCTGATGGAGCTCAAGGAGCAGTTCGACTACGTCATCTGCGACTCCCCGGCTGGTATCGAGAAAGGCGCGCACCTGGCGATGTACTTCGCCGACGAAGCCATCGTCGTGACCAACCCGGAAGTCTCCTCGGTACGTGACTCCGACCGCATGCTGGGCATTCTGTCGAGCAAATCGCGCCGCTCCGAGAACGGCGAGGAGCCGATCAAGGAACACCTGCTGATCACCCGCTACCACCCCGAGCGCGTGGAAAAGGGCGAAATGCTCAGCATCGCCGACGTCGAAGAGATCCTCGCGATCAAGCTCAAGGGCGTGATTCCCGAGTCGCAAGCGGTCCTCAAAGCATCCAACCAGGGTATCCCGGTCATCCTCGACGACCAGAGCGACGCCGGCCAGGCCTACAGCGATACCGTCGACCGCCTGCTGGGTAAAGAGAAGCCTCTGCGCTTCATCGAAGTGCCGAAGCAAGGATTCTTCGCGCGCCTGTTTGGAGGCAAATAAACCATGAACCTTTTTGACTTCTTTCGTGGCAGACAGAAACAGACCAGTGCGTCGGTAGCGAAAGAGCGTCTACAGATCATCGTGGCGCATGAGCGCGGCCAGCGCAGCGAACCGGACTACCTGCCGGCGCTGCAGAAAGAACTGCTCGAAGTGATCCGCAAGTATGTGAACATCGGCAACGATGACGTACATATCGAGCTGGAAAACCAGGGCAGCTGCTCGATTCTGGAACTGAACATCACCTTGCCGGATCGCTGATAGAATCCCCTGTCACACCGCGATCCCCTGTGGGAGCGGGCTTGCCCGCGAAAAGGCCGGTACTGGCGCCATCACCCTGGCACTTGTACCGGCCTTCTTCGCGGGCAAGCCCGCTCCCACAGTGCTTTACAGAGAACCGTTGAACATGCCGCTGTCGAACATCCAGATCCTCTTCGAAGACGCCGCCATCCTGGTGATCAACAAACCGACCCTGCTGCTGTCGGTGCCAGGCCGTGCCGAGGACAACAAGGACTGCCTGATCACCCGCCTGCAGGAAAACGGCTACCCCGACGCGCTGATCGTCCATCGCCTGGACTGGGAAACCTCCGGGATCATTCTCCTGGCTCGCGATGCCGACAGTCACCGCGAGCTGTCGCGCCAGTTCCACGACCGCGAGACGGAGAAAGCCTATACCGCACTGTGCTGGGGCCAGCCGACGCTCGACAGTGGCAGTATCGACCTGCCGCTGCGCTACGACCCGCCCACCAAGCCACGCCATGTGGTCGACCATGAGCAGGGCAAGCATGCCCTGACCTTCTGGCGCGTACTGGAACGCTGTGGCGACCATTGCCGGGTTGAGCTGACGCCCATCACCGGGCGCTCGCACCAGTTGCGCGTGCACATGCTGTCGATCGGGCATCCGCTGCTGGGCGACCGGCTGTATGCCAACCCCGAGGCATTGGCGGCCCATGAACGGCTGTGCCTGCATGCATCGATGCTGAGCTTTACCCACCCGGTGTCTGGGCAGCGGTTGAAGTTCGAGTGCCCGGCGCCGTTCTAGATTTTTGTGGCTGCACCGGCCCTTTCGCGGGTAAACCCGCTCCCACAGGGGTCACCACCAACCCTGTAGGAGCGGGTTTACCCGCGAAGAGGCCCGCACAAATTCCGGACCATTTACGCTAAACTCGCGCCACTGCTGTCTGGAGTGAGCTATGCGCGAAGCACTGAATACCGGCCTGATCGATTTCCTCAAGGCCTCCCCGACGCCCTTCCACGCCACCGCCAGCCTGGCCAAGCGCCTCGAAGCCGCCGGTTACCAGCGTCTGGACGAGCGTGACAGTTGGGCCACCGTGCCCGGCGGACGCTACTACGTCACCCGTAACGACTCTTCGATCATCGCCATTCGCCTGGGCAAGCATTCGCCCTTGATTGGCGGCATCCGTATGGTCGGCGCACACACCGACAGCCCGTGCCTGCGGGTCAAGCCACAGCCCGAACTGCAGCGCCAGGGCTTCCTGCAACTGGGCGTCGAAGTCTATGGCGGTGCCCTGCTCGCCCCTTGGTTCGACCGCGACCTGTCGCTGGCCGGACGCGTCACCTTCCGCCGCGATGGCAAGGTCGAAAGCCAACTGGTCGACTTCAAGCTGCCGATCGCCATCATTCCCAACCTGGCCATCCACCTCAACCGTACCGCCAACGAGGGCTGGCCGATCAACCCGCAGAACGAGCTCCCGCCTATCCTGGCCCAGGTCGCCGGCGACGAGCGTGTCGACTTCCGAGCCCTGCTCACCGAGCAACTGGCCCGCGAGCACGGCCTGATCGCCGACGTGGTGCTGGACTATGAGCTGAGTTTCTACGACACCCAGAGCGCTGCGGTCATCGGCCTGCATGGCGACTTCATCGCCGGTGCGCGCCTGGACAACCTGCTGTCGTGCTATGCCGGGCTGCAGGCGCTACTGGCCGCCGAGAGCGACGAAACCTGCGTGCTGGTATGCACCGATCACGAAGAGGTCGGCTCCTGCTCGGCGTGCGGCGCCGACGGACCGATGCTCGAGCAGACCCTGCAACGTCTGCTGCCCGATGGCGACGAATACGTGCGCACCATCCAGCGCTCGTTGCTGGTGTCGGCCGACAACGCCCACGGCGTGCACCCCAACTACGCCGACAAGCATGACGGCAATCATGGGCCCAAGCTCAACTCCGGCCCGGTGATCAAGGTCAACAACAACCAGCGCTACGCCACCAACAGCGAAACCGCCGGCTATTTCCGCCACCTGTGCATGGCCGAGGAAGTGCCTGTACAAAGCTTCGTGGTGCGCAGCGACATGGGCTGCGGCTCGACCATCGGTCCGATCACCGCCAGCCACCTGGGCGTGCGTACCGTCGACATCGGCCTGCCGACCTTCGCCATGCACTCGATCCGCGAGCTGTGCGGCAGCCAGGACCTGGCGCACCTGGTGAAGGTGCTGACGGCGTTCTATCGCAGTCGCGAACTCCCTTGATATCAGGTAGGCCTATTCGCGGGTAAACCCGCTCCTACAGGTACATCACCGTTCCTGCAGGAGCGGGCTTACCCGCGAATTCTCCGCCCCTCAACGCGCTATGCTTCAAGCATGCCCCCGACAACAGAAGGATTCTGTTCATGTCACCCTTCCTCTCCCTGTTCGTGCCGGTGTTCCTTTTCCTGATGCTGCTGACCATCGGTTTCAGCCTGCGCGAGCGCAATGCCGGCGTGCTGATGATGTGGATCGGCACCCTCGGCATCTTTGGCATCATGTGCTGGAAGATCCTCGAGAAACTCGCCTGAGAAATCCTCTACACTCCGGCAATCGATCGACCTGAGGTAGATTTTCCGGTGCCCGCCTTTCTCCGTTGCCTGACCCTGCTGCTCTTCCTGTTCATCGCTCCGGTGCAAGCCGCTGGCCTGCCCGGCTTGCTGGGTAGCAGCACGCCTGCCCAACCCCAGGCCACCGAGCCGCTGGACAAGTCACTGGACGAAGTGATCAAGAGCCTCGAAAACGACCAGCAACGGGCCAAGTTGCTGGCCGACCTGAAGAAACTGCGCGATGCCAGCAAACAGTCGCAACCCACGGTGGAACAGGGCGTACTGGGGCTGATCGGCAACGCCATGCACGACCTGGAAAAGCAGTTCAGCGGCGATGCCAGCCCCTTCGTGCGTTGGTCGCAGGAAATCGACCAGGCCCAGAACGAGCTGGCAGCATTGGTCGTTCCGGTGCACCAGTGGCCAGCGATCCTGTTCGGCTTCGCTGCGGTCATTGCCGTGTGGAGCCTGTTGGCCTACGCCTTCAACTGGATCGGCCATCGGGTACGGATCCGCTTCGGGCTGACCGAGGAGCTGCCCCAACACCCACGGACCTGGGACCTGGTGCGATTCGCCCTGCGCAAGCTCGGGCCCTGGCTGGTGGCGCTGGTATTCACCGTGTACCTGAGCTTCGCCCTGCCACCGTCGCTGGGCAAATCCCTGGCCATGGTCCTGGCCTATGCGCTGGTGGTCGGCACCTGTTTTTCGGCGATCTGCGTGATCGCCTTCTCTCTGCTCGACGGCCCGCATCGCCACCGTGCCCTGCATATCCTGCGACACCAGGCGTTTCGTCCGTTATGGCTGATCGGCAGCTTCGCCGCCTTCGGTGAAGCGATGAGCGATCCACGCCTGACCACTGCGCTGGGCACACACCTGGCCCATGCGATAGCGACCGTGACCAACGTGCTGGCGGCCCTGTGCACAGGCTTGTTCATCCTGCGCTTCAGGCGGCCGATTGCGCACCTGATCCGCAATCAGCCCCTGTCGCGGCGCCTGACCCGGCGCACACTCAGCGACACCATCGAGCTGCTTGGCAGTTTCTGGTTCGTCCCGGCCTTGATCCTTGTGGCGATCTCGCTGTTCGCAACCTTCGTCTCTGCCGGCGACACCAGCACCGCCCTGCGTCAGTCACTGATGTGCACCGTACTGGTGGTGGTGTGCATGGTGCTCAACGGCCTGGTGCGCCGCCACGCCGCCAAACCCCGGCGCGCCAACAAACGTCAGGCGGTGTATA
The Pseudomonas putida genome window above contains:
- a CDS encoding VacJ family lipoprotein; this encodes MADRLILALALLVSTSALAAETAPRTSVVEADVIDTPTVESDGFLDPLRELKFNPGLDQREFERSTLAALNVYDPLESMNRRIYHFNYRFDQWVFLPAVDGYRYITPHFVRTGVSNFFNNLGDVPNLFNSVLQLKVKRSAEITARLMFNTLIGVGGLWDPATKMGLPRQSEDFGQTLGFYGVPEGPYIMLPILGPSNLRDTTGLVVDYVGEREANFLNVAEVSTDHPEIFLLRAIDRRYTTNFRYGQTNSPFEYEKVRYVYTQARKLQISE
- a CDS encoding patatin-like phospholipase family protein, with product MAPPPTTGLILSGGGARAAYQVGVLAGIAELLPAGAPNPFPVIVGTSAGAINAVTLASGATRFGESVQRLTRFWQNFRSHLVLRSDWPGVMRQASRFVSHSLLGLGRQMPVALLDSSPLRALLKAHLDLDGIHHALASEQLRAVAVTAFGYESGQAVTFYQGGEAIEPWLRHRRIGVPTALSVEHLLASSAIPLLFAPVRLGDEYFGDGAVRQSAPISPALHLGASRVLVVGVSGNPQRPASPVQSARVFSGQQPSLAQIGGHMLNSTFIDSLEDDIELLQRLNHLSHLMPAHLDARRLGLAPIEVLVVAPSQPLDEIAARHRRELPAALRLFLRGPGATRTSGAGVLSYLLFEASYCSELIELGRSDALAKRRELQQFLGLVG
- a CDS encoding lipid A biosynthesis lauroyl acyltransferase; protein product: MDRPRFRPYFLHPRFWGLWLGLGLLWLVVQLPYRALLWLGSVLGAVMYRLAGERRRIAARNLELCFPALSGDERQRLLKANFASTGIAFFEMAMSWWWPKARLARLAHIEGLEHLQAAQRDGQGAILMAVHFTTLEIGAALLGQEHTIDGMYREHGNPVFDFIQRRGRERHNLDSLAVEREDVRGMLKLLRGGRAIWYAPDQDYGTKQSLFVPLFGIPAATVTATTKFARLGKARVIPFTQKRLEDGSGYRLVVHAPLEDFPGESEEADCLRINQWVESVLRECPEQYLWAHRRFKSRPEGAPRLYDKKKR
- the minC gene encoding septum site-determining protein MinC; the protein is MQTMSLNQTPDSATVFQLKGSMLAITVLELARNDLEALDRQLAAKVAQAPNFFSNTPLVLALDKLPPDEGAIDLPGLMRICRHHGLRTLAIRASRIEDIAAAIAIDLPVLPPSGARERPLEPEPEVKKVEPAPAPAVAAEPEVRPTRIITSPVRGGQQIYAQGGDLIVTASVSPGAELLADGNIHVYGAMRGRALAGIKGNTRARIFCQQMTAEMVSIAGQYKVCEDLRRDPLWGSGVQVSLVGDVLNITRL
- the minD gene encoding septum site-determining protein MinD; this translates as MAKILVVTSGKGGVGKTTTSAAIGTGLALRGHKTVIVDFDVGLRNLDLIMGCERRVVYDFVNVVNGEANLQQALIKDKRLENLFVLAASQTRDKDALTQEGVEKVLMELKEQFDYVICDSPAGIEKGAHLAMYFADEAIVVTNPEVSSVRDSDRMLGILSSKSRRSENGEEPIKEHLLITRYHPERVEKGEMLSIADVEEILAIKLKGVIPESQAVLKASNQGIPVILDDQSDAGQAYSDTVDRLLGKEKPLRFIEVPKQGFFARLFGGK
- the minE gene encoding cell division topological specificity factor MinE, which gives rise to MNLFDFFRGRQKQTSASVAKERLQIIVAHERGQRSEPDYLPALQKELLEVIRKYVNIGNDDVHIELENQGSCSILELNITLPDR
- a CDS encoding RluA family pseudouridine synthase — translated: MPLSNIQILFEDAAILVINKPTLLLSVPGRAEDNKDCLITRLQENGYPDALIVHRLDWETSGIILLARDADSHRELSRQFHDRETEKAYTALCWGQPTLDSGSIDLPLRYDPPTKPRHVVDHEQGKHALTFWRVLERCGDHCRVELTPITGRSHQLRVHMLSIGHPLLGDRLYANPEALAAHERLCLHASMLSFTHPVSGQRLKFECPAPF
- a CDS encoding M18 family aminopeptidase, whose amino-acid sequence is MREALNTGLIDFLKASPTPFHATASLAKRLEAAGYQRLDERDSWATVPGGRYYVTRNDSSIIAIRLGKHSPLIGGIRMVGAHTDSPCLRVKPQPELQRQGFLQLGVEVYGGALLAPWFDRDLSLAGRVTFRRDGKVESQLVDFKLPIAIIPNLAIHLNRTANEGWPINPQNELPPILAQVAGDERVDFRALLTEQLAREHGLIADVVLDYELSFYDTQSAAVIGLHGDFIAGARLDNLLSCYAGLQALLAAESDETCVLVCTDHEEVGSCSACGADGPMLEQTLQRLLPDGDEYVRTIQRSLLVSADNAHGVHPNYADKHDGNHGPKLNSGPVIKVNNNQRYATNSETAGYFRHLCMAEEVPVQSFVVRSDMGCGSTIGPITASHLGVRTVDIGLPTFAMHSIRELCGSQDLAHLVKVLTAFYRSRELP
- a CDS encoding mechanosensitive ion channel family protein, producing the protein MPAFLRCLTLLLFLFIAPVQAAGLPGLLGSSTPAQPQATEPLDKSLDEVIKSLENDQQRAKLLADLKKLRDASKQSQPTVEQGVLGLIGNAMHDLEKQFSGDASPFVRWSQEIDQAQNELAALVVPVHQWPAILFGFAAVIAVWSLLAYAFNWIGHRVRIRFGLTEELPQHPRTWDLVRFALRKLGPWLVALVFTVYLSFALPPSLGKSLAMVLAYALVVGTCFSAICVIAFSLLDGPHRHRALHILRHQAFRPLWLIGSFAAFGEAMSDPRLTTALGTHLAHAIATVTNVLAALCTGLFILRFRRPIAHLIRNQPLSRRLTRRTLSDTIELLGSFWFVPALILVAISLFATFVSAGDTSTALRQSLMCTVLVVVCMVLNGLVRRHAAKPRRANKRQAVYTERLKNFGYALVHLCIWLLFIELGLRVWGLSMIGFAEGEGHDVSVRLLGLAGTLIAAWLVWILADTAVHHALVRSRRGLANARAQTMMPLIRNVLFVAIFIIAVIVALANMGMNVTPLLAGAGVIGLAIGFGAQSLVADLITGLFIIIEDSLAIDDYVDVGGHLGTVEGLTIRTVRLRDIDGIVHTIPFSEIKSIKNYSREFGYAIFRIAIPHNMSIDKAISLIREVGQKLRNDPLMRRNIWSPLELQGVESFESGSAILRARFKTAPIKQWEVSRAFNLALKRQLDEAGLDLATPRLSVQVVTAGGGVMAESGATS